Proteins from a genomic interval of Oncorhynchus kisutch isolate 150728-3 linkage group LG28, Okis_V2, whole genome shotgun sequence:
- the LOC109872752 gene encoding septin-8-A-like isoform X2 → MAATDVDIFSNEEKRNLSLGGHVGFDSLPDQLVSKSVTQGFCFNILCVGETGIGKSTLMNTLFNTMFENEEASHYQNGVCMRPRTYDLQESNVHLKLTIVDTVGFGDQINKEESYKPIVDYIDTQFENYLQEELKIKRSLFNYHDGRVHICLYFIAPTGHSLKSLDLVTMKKLDSKVNIIPIIAKADTISKSELHKFKIKIMSELVSNGVQIYQFPTDDHAVTEINSSMNAHLPFAVVGSVEEVKVGNKTVRARQYPWGVVQVENESHCDFVKLREMLIRVNMEDLREQTHARHYELYRRCKLEEMGFTDTDPDCQPFSLQETYEAKRKEFMGDLQKKEEEMRQMFVNKVKETEAELKEKERELHNKFEQLKHMHQEEKRKVEEKRRDLEEEMNAFNRRKVAAETLSLAQPLKKDKDKKN, encoded by the exons AATGAAGAAAAGCGTAATCTCAGTTTGGGTGGCCATGTTGGTTTTGACAGCCTTCCCGATCAGTTGGTCAGTAAATCGGTGACACAGGGTTTCTGCTTCAATATCCTCTGTGTAG GGGAAACGGGTATTGGCAAGTCAACGTTAATGAATACGCTTTTTAACACAATGTTTGAGAATGAGGAGGCCAGCCACTACCAGAATGGCGTGTGTATGCGGCCCAGAACATATGACCTCCAGGAGAGCAACGTCCACCTCAAGCTGACTATTGTGGACACTGTGGGGTTCGGGGACCAGATCAACAAAGAGGAGAG tTATAAACCGATAGTGGACTATATCGACACACAGTTTGAAAATTACCTCCAGGAAGAGCTGAAAATCAAGCGCTCCCTCTTCAACTACCACGACGGGAGGGTCCACATCTGTCTGTACTTCATTGCTCCCACGGGGCATTCACTGAAGTCCTTGGATTTAGTTACCATGAAGAAACTGGACAGCAAG GTGAATATAATCCCTATCATCGCTAAAGCCGATACAATCTCCAAGAGCGAGCTCCATAAATTCAAGATTAAAATCATGAGTGAGCTGGTGAGCAACGGAGTGCAGATCTATCAATTCCCCACAGATGACCACGCAGTCACAGAGATCAACTCCTCCATGAAT GCTCACCTCCCCTTCGCTGTGGTGGGGAGCGTCGAGGAGGTTAAAGTGGGAAACAAAACGGTGAGGGCCAGGCAGTACCCCTGGGGAGTAGTACAAG TGGAGAACGAGAGCCACTGTGACTTTGTGAAGCTGCGTGAGATGCTGATCAGGGTGAACATGGAGGATCTGAGAGAGCAGACTCACGCCAGACACTACGAGCTCTACCGCCGCTGCAAACTGGAGGAGATGGGATTCACAGATACAGACCCCGACTGTCAGCCGTTCAG TCTCCAGGAGACCTATGAGGCCAAGAGGAAAGAGTTCATGGGAGACCTgcagaagaaagaggaggagatgcgACAGATGTTTGTCAACAAAGTGAAGGAGACTGAGGCAGAgctgaaagagaaggagagagag TTACACAACAAGTTTGAGCAGCTGAAGCACATGCaccaggaggagaagaggaaggtggaggagaagaggcgAGACCTGGAGGAGGAAATGAACGCCTTCAACCGCAGGAAAGTGGCAGCTGAGACATTGTCCTTAGCCCAGCCACTCAAGAAGGACAAGGACAAAAAAAA TTAA
- the LOC109872752 gene encoding septin-8-A-like isoform X3: protein MAATDVDIFSNEEKRNLSLGGHVGFDSLPDQLVSKSVTQGFCFNILCVGETGIGKSTLMNTLFNTMFENEEASHYQNGVCMRPRTYDLQESNVHLKLTIVDTVGFGDQINKEESYKPIVDYIDTQFENYLQEELKIKRSLFNYHDGRVHICLYFIAPTGHSLKSLDLVTMKKLDSKVNIIPIIAKADTISKSELHKFKIKIMSELVSNGVQIYQFPTDDHAVTEINSSMNAHLPFAVVGSVEEVKVGNKTVRARQYPWGVVQVENESHCDFVKLREMLIRVNMEDLREQTHARHYELYRRCKLEEMGFTDTDPDCQPFSLQETYEAKRKEFMGDLQKKEEEMRQMFVNKVKETEAELKEKERELHNKFEQLKHMHQEEKRKVEEKRRDLEEEMNAFNRRKVAAETLSLAQPLKKDKDKKK, encoded by the exons AATGAAGAAAAGCGTAATCTCAGTTTGGGTGGCCATGTTGGTTTTGACAGCCTTCCCGATCAGTTGGTCAGTAAATCGGTGACACAGGGTTTCTGCTTCAATATCCTCTGTGTAG GGGAAACGGGTATTGGCAAGTCAACGTTAATGAATACGCTTTTTAACACAATGTTTGAGAATGAGGAGGCCAGCCACTACCAGAATGGCGTGTGTATGCGGCCCAGAACATATGACCTCCAGGAGAGCAACGTCCACCTCAAGCTGACTATTGTGGACACTGTGGGGTTCGGGGACCAGATCAACAAAGAGGAGAG tTATAAACCGATAGTGGACTATATCGACACACAGTTTGAAAATTACCTCCAGGAAGAGCTGAAAATCAAGCGCTCCCTCTTCAACTACCACGACGGGAGGGTCCACATCTGTCTGTACTTCATTGCTCCCACGGGGCATTCACTGAAGTCCTTGGATTTAGTTACCATGAAGAAACTGGACAGCAAG GTGAATATAATCCCTATCATCGCTAAAGCCGATACAATCTCCAAGAGCGAGCTCCATAAATTCAAGATTAAAATCATGAGTGAGCTGGTGAGCAACGGAGTGCAGATCTATCAATTCCCCACAGATGACCACGCAGTCACAGAGATCAACTCCTCCATGAAT GCTCACCTCCCCTTCGCTGTGGTGGGGAGCGTCGAGGAGGTTAAAGTGGGAAACAAAACGGTGAGGGCCAGGCAGTACCCCTGGGGAGTAGTACAAG TGGAGAACGAGAGCCACTGTGACTTTGTGAAGCTGCGTGAGATGCTGATCAGGGTGAACATGGAGGATCTGAGAGAGCAGACTCACGCCAGACACTACGAGCTCTACCGCCGCTGCAAACTGGAGGAGATGGGATTCACAGATACAGACCCCGACTGTCAGCCGTTCAG TCTCCAGGAGACCTATGAGGCCAAGAGGAAAGAGTTCATGGGAGACCTgcagaagaaagaggaggagatgcgACAGATGTTTGTCAACAAAGTGAAGGAGACTGAGGCAGAgctgaaagagaaggagagagag TTACACAACAAGTTTGAGCAGCTGAAGCACATGCaccaggaggagaagaggaaggtggaggagaagaggcgAGACCTGGAGGAGGAAATGAACGCCTTCAACCGCAGGAAAGTGGCAGCTGAGACATTGTCCTTAGCCCAGCCACTCAAGAAGGACAAGGACAAAAAAAAGTAA